CCACATCCGGTTACGCTCCCAAAGCCAGAATTTGGAATATCCGCTTGCGTTAAAACATTGCCGGTATTATCTAAACAATAACCTAAATTATTGGTGCAATTTCCAAGGTTTATTAAGCAAAAACTCACTTTAGCACCCGTGCCGACTATAGGCCATGTTGTTGCATTTGGGTTAGAGGTTGGAATGCGCAAACTAAAGGCACCCCAAGCATCCACATGCACGTGTCCATGACTTGGATGGTAGCTCATATAACCTGCATTGCGTGTGTAAGACGTCATTATGCCATTGTTTTTATGGTAGATGGTTTGCTTCACCAATTCTTTAACAGGTTGTCCATTCGGACAAAGTGTGGTGGCACATGAAACAGATACGGTATCACAAAAACACTGGTTTGAACCGTGAATTTCCATTGGACCCCAACCTATGTTTGGCGTTGCATTGCTCAAACGTAAATTTCCTAATGATTCGGGGTGGTCATTTTGAATGATTAAGCCGCTTGCTGTCATGTCGGGTAATAAATCGCAATTTTGACTTCCATCGGGGCACTGACAACCGAATGCATTATTTTCGCTGCAACCACCAACAGGGATAATTGGATCGACCGGAGGGTTAGAGCAAAAGGAAATCATGGCACTTAATAATTGGCCGGGAAGAGTTACAGAAGGAGCCTCATCTTTTACACAAAGGTACCAGGTACCATTTGGATTTTGCCCATCGTTAAAACCATTTATGGAATGGTTTGGAATAAATGTCCCTGTGAAAGGGGCATTAGCAGCATAAATATATCCATTTGCACCATTCATAGCAAAACAGGTATTGTTATAATTGGCAAAAAGCCCACCATTGTTTTCGGAAAGATAAACCGTATCTCCTGCAGGAGATTTTAGGAAGATTTTTAATTCACCTACTTCCGGATGCTGAATATCAATGCACACTTCGGTTAAACCATATACTGTATTTATTTGACTTGGGATACCTGAAACGCTTATAGGAAAAAGCACTGTCGTATTATTGTCTGGAATTGGGCCACCTGTAGCAGTTGAAAAGGTTGAAGCATTTACCTCCATCGTCACCAATAGGCTGTCGGAATTAACAGGGATACCACTGCAGGTTACTTCACATCTGTAATAAGTAGCTGTCAATTGTGAAGTACTGAAATTTGCATTGGTAGCACCGGTGATGTTGTTCCAGGATAGCCCGTTTAGTGAAGCTTGCCATTGATAGCTTAAGCCTAAACCTATTGAATTTCCTGTGAGCGATAAATTAAAATTTGCATGCGGACAAACAGCTGCAGCTGAAGCTACCGTTATTCCAGCAACAGGAGGAGCGGTGCAGGGAGTAATTGGGATAATTGTAATTATATAATCTTCCGTTTCGCCCCATGCATATACACCACATGGTGATTGCTGAGCAGAACTATTTTCAGCTAAAACAATTCGCATTCTCGTATTTCCGGGTAATGCAGTTAGTGGGATACTAACATTTCCGCTTATCACATTGCCACCAATTGCAGCAGTAGATGCCGCAGAAAATATACGTTCATCCAAATCATTAAAATCACCATCTTGATTAAAATCAATAAAAGCATTTGCCCAACAAGCGTAATACCCACCGCTATTAATTTGAGTTACAGAAAAAGGATAAGTAAAGGTTTGAACATAAGATTGAGGAGCCAAACCGGTAAAGTCGGTGTAAGTATTTACGGAAGCAGGATTGTTAATTGCAGCGCCGGCTACTCCGTTATTTAGGGTTCCAAAGGTAACATTGCCGATATCGTCATCAACCAAATTTGTAGCGCCGGAAGTGCAATAACAAGAAACGACAGGTGATATGCTTACCAATTGTGCATTACTTGTATCGCTAGAGCCACTGCACATGGTATAGCATCGATAATGAGTACTTTGATTAGGAAATGCAGCATACGTTATTGAATTTGCACCAGGAATGGAAGTCCAATTTGTTCCATTTAACGATGATTGCCACTGAAATGTTTGGCCTAGTCCCATTGAATTTCCAGCTAACTGAAAGTTTACTTGAAGGCCAGGACAAATGGATGTTTGTGAAGCACTTACTGTTCCTGCTGTTGGAGGTGCCATACATGGCTGTGCAACTTGAATAGCAATAGTATAATCTTCTGTTTCACCCCAAGTATAATTGCCACAAGGAGTGAGTGTTGTGGTAGTACCTTCCATTAACACCACGCGCATACGAGTGTTTCCTGAAATTGCAGAAAATGGAATAGCCACATTCCCTGTCATAATGTTTCCACCGAGGTTTGGATTGCTGAGGGCTGTGAAAGCAGTTTCTGTTAAAGGTTCAAAAATTCCATTTTGATTGTAGTCGATATAAACTCCCAATTGACACGCATAAAAACCTACCATGTTTATTTGGGTAATTGAAATAGGATAGGTTGTGCCGGGAGAAAATGATTGTGGAAAGAGACCAGTAAAGTCTGTATACAAATTGATTGAATTTGCATTATTCGTTGCTGCACCGGCAACTCCATTGTTTAATTGACCGAAAGTAACATTGCCAATATCATCGTCTGCATTGTTTGTCGCAGCTGAAGAACAATAACATTGAGTAATAGAATTAATTCCTACATAAACGGATCCGGAAGTAGATGTGATTCCAGAGCAAGTTAATCTGCAACGAAAATAGGTAGGAACAGTAATACTTGTATTTAATGAACTGATGTTAGCACCAATACTATTGTTCCAATTTATATTGTCGGTTGATGTTTGCCACTGAAAAGTAAGCCCACTACCCAAAGAATTACCATTTAAACTTAAGTTAAAAAGTACTCCCGAACAGGCATTTGTAACAGAACTTACTGCATTACCAGCAATTGGCGGATTAGTGCATGGAGCACCGGCTGCAATTGTTATGGTATACTCCTCTGTTTCGCCCGAACCAAATTGAGTACAGGCATCCACAGCACCATTATTAACATTGTTTTGTCTGCTCCTTAAACGCATTCCAGTGGCGCCCGTATAAGAACCGAAAGGAATTGTTATTGAAACACTATTTGGAATTGATGCAACAGAGGTAAGGCAAACTTGTGTCCATTCGTTTGCATCATAAACTAGGTTATGGTCATAATCAATCCAAACAGAAATAATATTGTCAGCATCGGTAGTGACGCTAAAAATATAAGTTTGACCTTGCACTAAAGTAGCAGTGGTGTTGCCGGAAGCCGGAAATGTTGTAAATGAACCGTTTGTGCCATTTACACAAGAAGGAACGGAACTGTTAAATCCTGTACCGGCAATGCTCACCGAATTAATTAATTGTCCTGCATTGCAGGCCCCTCCTCCAAGGTTAATACCTGGACAATATTGTGCCCAAGAATTAGATTGCACAAGCAGAGAGAGTGTGATTGCTAAAAATAGAGCAAATTGTTTTGTAGATGAAAATGTAAATTTCATGAGATGATATTTTGGGTTAATGTTTAGAAATGTAAGGATACAAAAAAAAGAAATAGAATAAAAATGCGGAAATGGAGTTACCACTTCCGCATTTTTCAAAAAACAAAATAATGCTGCTTAATAAATTGTTAAGCGGGCAGTCTTACTTTCATTGCCACTTGTAATTTTAATAAAATAACTACCGGGTTTCACACCTAATTGTTTCAAGTCAAAACTTGAAGAGTTATTGCCGGCTTGCATTTGCGCATTAAGTAAACATGTTATTTTTTCTCCAACCACATTAAACAAATCAATTGTAACCAAAGATTTTTCAATTATTGAATAGTTGAAAGTTGTATTTCCATTTGATGGATTAGGGAAAACCGTGAATGTTAAATTCGATGAATTGTAATTTTTTACAGCATTAAACAGATCAATATTAATGATGTAATCTTCTGTTTCTCCAAATCCGAAAGTGCCACATGGGTTTTGAATCCCGGGACCGGCACCTTCTGCTAAAATAACACGCATTCTGGTAAGCCCTAAACTTGCTGTAGCAGGAATCAGAATATTGCCGCTAACAGTGGAAACAATTCCAGCAACACCAGAAGAGGTTGTTCCTGTTAATACACGCTCACCTGCATCAGTAAACACGCCATTTTGATTGTAATCAATAAAAACAGTTACCCTTGCTGCAAAAAAGTTTGCATTGGAGGTTATTTGGGATACTGAAATTGCATAGGCTGTATTTTGATTAAAGGTTTGAGGTGGAAGTGCAGTGTAATCAGTGTATGTGCCAGTACCTGTAGGGTTACTCACAACAGGAGTAGCTAGCCCATTACTTAAAGCACCAAAAGTTACATTTCCAATATCAGTATCAGCCGCATTATTGGCAGAAGAAGTACAATAGCAGCCGGATAATGGGTTTTGAGTTACGTATACCACGGTACTTGTATCGCTTAATCCACTGCATGTGAGAATACATCGATAATAGGTGCTTTGATTTTGCGTGGTAGAATAAAATGTTGAAGTTGCAGCACTAATAACATTCCATTGAATGCTGTCGCTTGATGATTGCCAAACGTAGGTCATTCCTGAACCTGAACTTGCACCAATTAACGAAAGAGTAAATGTTGCTGCACACACTGTGCTATCACTTGCAGAAGTAAGTCCTGCGGTTGGCGGAGCAACACATGGTAATTGTTGAATGATGTTTATTAAATAGTCTTCAGTTTCGCCCCATTGATAGGCAGCACAAGGGGTGGGGTTAGTATTTCCCTCAATCATCATTACGCGCATTCTTGTTGTTCCGGGCACTGCTGTAGCAGGAATTATGACTGTGCCGCTCACAGTATTTCCACCAGCAACATTGGTGGTTGTAGCAGTAAATACTGTTTCGCCTAAATCGGTAAAACTACCGTTTTGGTTGTAATCAATGAATACAGCTGCTCGCGCTGTAAAGAAATTGGCGCTATTTATTTGTGTAAGAGAAATAGGATAGCTGGTATTTTGAGTATAAGGTTGAGGAGGCAATGAAGTAAAATCAGAATAATTACCGATAGCTGTTGGATTTTGTGTTGCAGGAATTCCTACGCCGTTATTCAAAGTCCCAAATGTAACATTCCCAATATCAGTGTCGCTGGTTTGATTTGCGGAAGAAGTACAATAACATTGATTTGATGGATTTTGGAGAATCAACACAACTGAACTGGTATCAGCCATACCGCTGCAATTAAGCACACAACGATAATAGGTACTTTGATTTTGAGTGGTTGTAAAAAAGGGATACGCAACACTTCCTGTATTTACCCAATTTATATTATCTGTTGAAGATTGCCATCCATACCCTAAGCCTGCACCGGAGCTGGCTCCACTTAATGAAACAGTAAATGAAACACCACCACAAACAGTACTATCTGTTGAAATTGCAAGCCCGGCTGTTGGAGGTGCTACACAAGGCAATTGCTGAACTAAAGTTATAATATAATCTTCCGTTTCACCAGAGGCAAAGCCTGTACATGCATCAGTTGCTGCATTTGCTCCTCCTTGCTGCCGTGTTCGAATGCGCATACCGGTTTGTCCGGGGAGTGCATTTACAGGAATAACTATTACTTTGGTACTTGCCACATTTGCTAGTGTACCGGCAGAAACTTGTGTCCATTCGCTGGCTTCAAATTGCCCATTTTGGTTAAAGTCAATCCAAAGCGAAATGGTATTGCCCGCATTTGTAACGGTTACATTAAAATTATATGGAGCACCAATATCCAAAGAGCCTGTATTGCTTCCAATTGGAGCATAGCTTGAATAGGATTGTGCAGTTGTGGAAGCACAAGCTGTTCCCAAATTGCTTAATGAAGTGCCAGAAATAGTTACATCATTAATGCTACCTGCAGGGTTACAGTTTGTATTGTTATGCAAAGTTGTGCTACAATAACAAAGGGTTGCAGGGTTAATTAGTACAGCTACACCATTGCTTGTGTCGCTTAATGCACCGCAGGTGAGGTAGCATCTGTAATATGTTTTTTGACTTGCTGAGGTAGTAAGAAAGGCATTATTTGCACCATTTATATTTGTCCAAACTAAACTATCCGAAGAGGATTGCCACTGGAAAGTAAGACCGGAGCCAACTGAATTACCAGTTAATTGAAGCGTGTAATTTACTCCAGGACATATTCCGGAAGCACTGCTGCTAGCTATACCAGCTATTGGTGTTGTGCAAGGGGCTTGTTGGCCTATTGTAATTAAATAATCTTCTGTTTCGCCGGAACCAAATTGAGTACAGGCATCAATTGCTGCATTGGCACCGCCGGTTAAGCGATATCTAATTCGCATACCGGTTTTACCGCTTATCGCAGTAACAGGAATATTAACAATTGTAGCATTTGCTGCATTTGCAACCGCAGCAGCAGCTAACTGCGTCCATTCAGAAGCTTCAAAAACCCCATTCTGATTGTAATCAATCCACAAGGAAATAGTACCATTGCCAGTGGAAGTAACATTAAAGCTATAACTTAGACCGGCTAAAAGGGTTGCAGTATAATTACCTGTATCAGTATAACTTGTGTAGGAGTTGCCATTTAAGCTGGCACAACCGCTACCCTGATTTGATAAAGTGGTGGTACTTATGCTCAGGTTATTTATATTCCCGGCTTGACATGTAGGGCCGTGTAAGTTGGTACTGCAATAGCAAGTTACAGCCGAGGAGCTTCCTGTAACCAAAACAGAAGAACTGGTGTCTGGAATTCCGGAACAAGTAACGATGCAAGAATAATAATTTGAAGCGGATTGGCTTACTTGATAACTAAGCGTATTGGCTCCATTGATAACTGTCCAATTCAAATCATCGGGTGATACCAACCATTGCAAACTGATTCCTGAGCCGGTAGAACTACCTGTTAAACTAACAATTTTAGAAGCTGCACAAGATGAACTGGTTGATACTGTTGCAATTCCAGCAGTCGGTGGAACAGTGCAGGGCAATGGAATAACCCAAGAGAAAGTTAGTCCACTAGGTGGAAAAACGGTTGTGTTAAAGTTACAAGTTGCAGTGGCAGTAGTAGAAGCGGATGTTGCAATCCAACTGTTAGCACTGGTGCGCAAAGCCACATCTAATGCCCCCGTTCCTTTTATTCCCACCTGTTCAAGATTTTGATTTTGAGATGCAGTTTGTACTTTTCCATAAACTATGTTCACTGAACCGTCTGCTTCATTTAAGCGAATTTGAAAACCGATACTATCTGTAGAAACCTGATTTGCGCGTTTATACCTGTCCCATTGCACCACCAAAATTCGGTTAGGAGCATTACCAATAGTTTCAAAACGGATGGAGCAACCGGTTTGTGCTTGTAAATCTCGGCCAAACCCAGCTATAACATTATTTAAGGTTCCGTTAATAGGAACGTTTAAATTTGCACCCGTAAAGTTTACAAAGCCATTCCCTAAAACAATCCATCCATTGGCATTGACACCAAATTTATCGTAGGGTGCACCATTGTAATTAAATGAAAAACCAATTGGCAAACCATTACCAAGTACAGTTGTTCCACCAAGGGGGCTAGCAGCATCCACAAAGTACTCATCATTTGTGCTTGTTGCATTACCTAAAGAAATTCCGCCGGTAATGGGAATATAAATTCCGTTGGATTGTGAAAAAACATAATTTGAAATTTGTGCATTGGCCTCAAAAGTTGATTTGAGTAAGAATGCCATGATTACACAAAAAAAGATTTTGTAAAAATTTGTTTTCATTTTCAAGAAATTATAGGGTTAAAAATTTATTGCAAGTAATATTACTACTTTTTTTTAAAAAGCAAAATCAGAAGGCTGTAAAATCGGAGTTGAGCGTTAATTATTCGGTTAGTATGCCCTTACGTTTTTTCCCTCAATGTAATTGATAAAGGATTTATTAACCACTTTATTTCCTCCAGGTGTGGGATAATCGCCCGAAAAATACCAATCGCCTAAATTTTCGGGGCAGGCTGTATGTAAGCCTTCTAGCGATTGATAAATTACTTCAACCTCTGCATTGATGCTTTGGGGAGTAAGCAGTTCTGCAATTTTTTTTGAAATTTGTTCTGGAGTAAAGGGCTTATAAATTTCCTTTACCACATTGCTGATTTTATCTTTCGGAAGTTCATCCATTGCTTTAGCTTTCTCGTAACAATCGTCGATGATATTTTCCTTAAAATTATCTTTCAACAATTGAATTGCAGCTTGAAAAGCAATAAAATCGCCTAACTTGGCCATATCTATACCATAACAATCCGGGTATCTGATTTGTGGTGCACTGGAAACAATAATTATTTTTTTTGGATTTAGGCGGTCTAACATTTTCAGAATGCTTTGCTTCAAGGTAGTTCCACGCACAATAGAGTCGTCAATAACCACAAGCGTGTCGGTTGGTTTAACAACGCCATAAGTAACATCATACACGTGTGCAACCATTTCATCACGGTGAATGTCTTCGGTAATGAAGGTGCGTAGCTTGGCATCTTTAATTGCCAGCTTTTCAATCCTTGGATGTATTGATAGAATTTTTGAGAGCTTTTCGGAGTTAAGTTCGGATGCTTGCTCCAAAATTTTCTTTTGTTTCACTTTCGTGAGATAATCTTCAATCCCTTTCACCATTCCATAAAAAGCAATTTCGGCTGTATTGGGAATGTATGAAAAAACCGTATTCCGCGTATCGTTCTCAATTGCACTTAAAATTGCTGGACATAAGGAAGTGCCTAATGCTTTTCTTTCTTGATAAATAGCTGCGTCGCTGCCCCTTGAAAAATAAATTCGCTCAAAAGAACAAGCCTTACGAATCTCCGGTTTACGAATTTCAAATTCGCCAACGTCACCATTTTTACGAACAATAAAAGCTTGACCCGGTTTTATCTCTTTAATTTTTTCTAATGGAACATTAAAGGCAGTTTGAATAACAGGCCTTTCTGAAGCCACTACCGCAACCTCTTCGTCAACATAAAAATAAGCGGGTCGGATTCCGTTGGGATCCCTTAACACAAACGCATCACCATGACCGAGCAGACCTGCCATAGCATATCCCCCATCCCATTTGCGGCTTGATTCCACAAGAATTTTTTGAATGTCGATATGTTGTGCAATCAGCTCCGAAATTTCTTGATTGGTATGGCCTTCCTTTTTGAATTCCTTAAAGAGGCGCTCATTTTCTACATCCAAAAAGTGGCCAATACGTTCCATTACAGTGACCGTATCCGTTTTTTCTTTGGGATGTTGTCCTAAATCAACCAATTGATCAAACAGCTCGTCCACATTGGTCAAATTAAAATTACCGGCAACTACCAAATTTTTTGTTTTCCAATTATTTTGGCGTAAAAAGGGATGGCAATTTTCGATGTTATTTTTTCCGAAGGTTCCGTAACGGAGATGGCCTAAAAAAAGCTCACCACTAAAGGCTGCATTTTTTTTCAACCATTCTGCATCATTAAATTTAGTGGGGTTGGCATTCTTTGCTTCTGCCAATTTGGAATTAATTTTTTCAAAAATTTCTTTGATGGCATTGCTTCCGTTGCTTCTATATCGGCTTATGTAGCGACTTCCGGGAGCAGTATCTAATTTTATGTTAGCTACACCGGCACCGTCTTGCCCTCTGTTGTGCTGTTTTTCCATCATCAAATACAACTTGTTTAAGCCGTATAGGGGTGTGCCGTATTTCTCAGTATAAAAAGGGAGGGGTTTGCGTAAACGAAGCAACGCAATGCCGCATTCATGCTTAATTATATCGCTCATTAGCGTAAATTAATTTAGGGTGAAAAGCTTCTGCAAAGATAGCAGTTTAAACCTAAATCAAGGGAAGAAAAGTGAAACTAAATGGAAGTAGTAAGGATGCAGGCTAGTGATGCTTATGATCAACCTGAATTGCTTCCTGCAAAAGGGAAACTATTGCGGATTCATTTATTTCCTCTACCGAATGAAAAATCCGATAATAAACCTGTTTGTTCGTTCCATGGATTAAGTATTTTGGGATATCCGGAAGTAGATTCCCGTAGCAGAACCCAAGCATTACTCCATTTTTGAAACCACCAAAAGGAATCGATGCGGGCCAAATGAAGCAAATTCTCCGCTTTCCATAGTAATAGGGCACATTGTAAGCCAGTTTTTCTTTTGTTTGGGCTATGTTTTGTGTAATGATTTGCCGTAAAACATCAGTTATTTGGCGTTCATTGGTACTCAGCTGTTCCCAAAACTCCAGATAGCTATGAAATTTTATTTTATTACGAAATGCCACCCTGTGAGGTATATATTAAGGTAAAAATAGGGGCTTTTTATTTACCATGACTTATAATTATGCCATCTTGCATTTCGATGGTTCTGTCAGATGCCTTGGCAAAATCGGTATCGTGTGTAACTGCAATTATCGTTTGCCCAAACTCGATGGTAAGTTGCTTAAAAATATCAAATACAATTTGTGTGTTTTTGCTGTCTAAGTTTCCGCTTGGTTCATCGCCCATAATTATCTTAGGGTCATTTATTAGTGCGCGTGCAATGGCAACTCTTTGTTGTTGCCCACCCGATAGTTTGCTTGCCGGTTTTAAAGCTTGGTCACCTAAGCCAAGTATTTCCAATTTTTGATAAGCACGTTCCTCAATTTCTGCTCGCGAATAGTTTCCTAATCGCAGCGCGGGAATCATTACATTTTTGAGGCAACTAAATTCGGGGAGCAAATAGTGAAACTGAAAAACAAATCCAATTTTTTCATTGCGAATGCCTGCTAAATTGTTTTGATGCATTCCGGTTACTTTTGTTGAATCAATCAATATTTCACCATCATAATCCGTATCCATAGTTGAAAGTAAATACAAGAGCGTTGATTTACCACATCCGCTTTTTCCGATAATGGTTAAAAACTCTCCCTTGTAAGCTTCAATAGAAATATCTTTCAAAGCTTGAAATTTAACCGGATCGTAAAAATATTTATAAATACCATGCGTGGATAATACGACCTGCTTTTCCATTACTTTCTAAAGATTGAAACAGGATCAACATTTGCCGCTTTTTTAGCCGGAATATAGCCTGCAAAAAAAGTAACAATTAACCCCAGAAAAATTCCCCTTACATACATACTTGGTTCGAATCGAATTGGAAAATAGCCAATGTCTCCACCCACATAAACATGTTGCAAAACATTCACCAAAATAGTAGCTACTGTCAGCCCTAATGCAATTCCCATCACTCCAATTAAGAGTGCTTGTTGTACAAAAATTCGAATAACATCTTTCCCTTTAAAACCCATTGCCTTAAGAATGGCAATGTCGTTTAGTTTTTGTGAGATGGTCATATTTAGGATATTGTAAATCCCAAATCCGGCAACAATCAAAATTGAAAATGAAATAACTGTAATAATAATTTTGCGCATGCGCGCTGCTGCCATTAAGGTTTCGTTTGCCGATTTCCAATCTTCTGCTTTATATCCGGTAAGGGAAGAAAATTTATCCGCATAAAACTTTGCATTTTCAAAATCTTTAATGTTTACATTAATGTCGGTAATATAACTACTGCTTTTTAGTAAGAGTTGTTGTGCAAGAGCGATGTTTATATAAGATTTACTTTTATCGGTATTGGAATTATTGGTGCGAAATAAGCCAATTACTCGCAACACTTTCACTACATTTTTGGAAGAGCTAATGCTGATGTTGTCGCCTGTTTTTACATTCATTTTTGCCGCAATTCCAACCCCAAGAATAAT
The sequence above is a segment of the Bacteroidota bacterium genome. Coding sequences within it:
- a CDS encoding ABC transporter permease; its protein translation is MKFKHAISSEISLSYIVTKKKLTLIAALGVTIGLAVFVFMNSMMKGFDRISGESIFKSVAHIRLYKDDEISKPLPITEKDSAIRLIINPRIVPENNVLVNPEALLLFLEKQENVTVVSPQTNLTVFYNNGKSQINGTASGINIDAADRMFNIHSTMVEGNLGDLKNVQNGIILGVGIAAKMNVKTGDNISISSSKNVVKVLRVIGLFRTNNSNTDKSKSYINIALAQQLLLKSSSYITDINVNIKDFENAKFYADKFSSLTGYKAEDWKSANETLMAAARMRKIIITVISFSILIVAGFGIYNILNMTISQKLNDIAILKAMGFKGKDVIRIFVQQALLIGVMGIALGLTVATILVNVLQHVYVGGDIGYFPIRFEPSMYVRGIFLGLIVTFFAGYIPAKKAANVDPVSIFRK